The following proteins are co-located in the Apium graveolens cultivar Ventura chromosome 5, ASM990537v1, whole genome shotgun sequence genome:
- the LOC141661016 gene encoding uncharacterized protein LOC141661016: MDKLAMQEAIAMKKIQLLQDELHIICAEMEFTEGHTSAVPDGYKGPETYYVVFNGPNAGIYTTWEIAEKAVKGFSGIKHKKDKSFVEAKVAANIYTTQEFKPPLQLINSVEALYSTYVGAITHLKESSSKTILGNIPKSQQLLMQMEEDTIESYFSGFNYIYQYGRIATEKEFVSEHFFTTDKKNVSYFNFYPNVDPDMVYEAYQYGLLAQVYPANNLLEISRFPKEFRKAVKTFKNKCLKGKEIDLFIKTTSTIICWENEEECDCPPNQPLHYIQVGPTKEKIYSPSQAMEPILEKNDLRALAENKLLILINKLFSVQKEDKLKVNVATTHALMTSYSHKGLSEDD; this comes from the exons ATGGACAAACTAGCAATGCAAGAAGCTATTGCTATGAAGAAAATTCAGCTATTACAAGATGAACTTCATATAATTTGTGCTGAAATGGAATTT ACTGAAGGTCATACTTCAGCTGTCCCGGACGGATACAAAGGCCCTGAAACCTATTATGTGGTGTTTAATGGTCCTAATGCAGGAATATACACTACATGGGAGATAGCTGAGAAAGCTGTAAAAGGATTCTCAGGCATCAAACATAAGAAGGACAAATCCTTTGTTGAAGCAAAAGTTGCAGCAAATATTTATACTACACAAGAATTCAAGCCACCTCTCCAGTTGATTAATTCTGTAGAAGCATTATATTCAACTTATGTGGGGGCAATAACTCACCTAAAAGAAAGTTCTAGTAAAACTATTTTGGGAAACATCCCAAAATCTCAGCAGCTGTTAATGCAGATGGAAGAAGATACCATTGAATCTTATTTTTCAGgatttaattatatttatcaatatggaagaatagccactgaaAAGGAATTCGTTAGTGAACATTTCTTCACCACAGACAAGAAGAATGTCAGCTACTTCAATTTCTATCCAAATGTTGATCCAGACATGGTCTATGAAGCATACCAATATGGACTATTAGCACAAGTTTATCCTGCTAATAATCTTTTGGAAATTTCTAGGTTCCCCAAGGAATTTAGAAAGGCAGTCAAGACGTTTAAAAACAAATGTCTTAAAGGAAAAGAGATCGACCTCTTCATCAAAACCACTAGTACCATTATATGCTGGGAAAATGAAGAAGAATGCGATTGTCCACCTAATCAACCTCTACATTATATTCAGGTTGGTCCTACCAAGGAAAAGATCTATTCTCCAAGCCAAGCAATGGAACCTATACTGGAGAAGAATGATTTAAGAGCACTGGCTGAAAATAAGTTATTAATTTTAATCAATAAGTTATTTAGTGTTCAAAAGGAAGATAAGCTAAAAGTCAATGTAGCTACAACGCATGCCTTAATGACCTCTTATTCCCATAAAGGATTAAGTGAAGATGACTAA